A window of Methanobrevibacter ruminantium genomic DNA:
GAACTTTTTTTAATGACTGGATTGGAATCTAAAATAGTTAACTCTTCACAGAACTCTCCAATATCACTTACTCTTGTTCCATTCCCATCATTTAATATTTTAACATTACCACTATAATCACCAATAGGATTATCTTGTATGTAATTCTCTTTTGATAATTCATTTGGCAGATATATGTATAAATCTCTATGATAATCGCTATCACTATTTTTGTAGTCTATAGTGGCATTTACGGTATGCATTGTTCCGCTTTTTTCTCCACATTGAATAACAACATTGATGTCTGATAATGCTGCTACAATTTTGTCTCTTTCTATAAAAGTGCCTGATTTGGCTTTTGTATTTGGACTATACTCAGAAACCAGACAACCACCATTTTCAATGATTTTTTCAGCTAACCCATTATGTGAAGCGGGTGTAATCTTATTTAAACCGCTTGGCAAAATGGCAACTGTAACCTTATTTTCCATAACAGTTGTTTCATGAGCTATCTTGTCACAGCCTAATGCAAGTCCGCTTACGATTGCTCTTTCTGAGTTGTCTAAAACAGCCTTAACCATTTCCTTTTCAAATATTTGGCTGATTTCGGAAGGTTTTCTTGTTCCAATAACCGCCATATTAGGTTTGGATAATGCTTCCACATTTCCCTTCACATATAAAAATATAGGTCTCTTATTGCCCATATCATTTAATTTATCTGGATATTCATCATCGAATAGGGTTATCACAGTTATTTCCGGATCGTTTATCACTTCTTCATATATATGTTCTGTCTTTGCAATTGCATCCACTATTTTTTCTTTGGAGTATTTGGAAATGATTACCTTGTTGGAGATTAAATCAGTGTAATTTTCTGAATTTTTTACTAAATCTAAAAATTTTTTATTAATATTTACTTTTCCAAGACTTTTTATATTGCTTAAGAAAAGAAGTTCCTTAAATTTTTCCATATTTAACACCTCTCTACCCTATATGGTTCAATTTTTATAATAGCTCCTTCATTTGATTTTTTTAATTCCTCATGAATATTTACGGTTCTAGCAATAGCAAGAGATATAATGTCCTTATTTTCAATACCGTTTTCAATTAAAATATCTCTGCATGCATACATGCTGTTTCCAGAAGTTGTAATGTCATCTAAAATGATAAATCCAATATTCGAATCAGATACATCTTTTTCTTCATTAAATTTTATTGAATCTTTATGTTTTTTAATGGTTCTATCACCTTCTTTAGATGATGGGACAGATTTATGCCTAATCAATAGGTCATAATAATTATGGATTTCAAAATCAAGTTCAATTTGACCATTTTCTTCCCATTTTTTAATAAGATCTATCGATTTTTTAGTTTGGGGAGTTTTATTTTTTCTAGAAGGGGGAACTGTAAGAAGAGCAGCACCGTCTTTGCCATTAAAATAAATATTATGAATTTTTTCAATTGATTCAAATAGAGGTTCTGTAAACTTTTTTACATATTTATTATGATTTTTATATTTGATTAAATCTTCATTCAATTTAACGCATTCCTCCACATTATTACTTAATTTAACTCCTTGTTCTTTGTACTCCTTCCGTCTTGGACCAGGAATATAATCATATAAGTAATAAATGTCTGAATAAAGCGCATGGAAAATGTTTAGATTATGTATTTTAGCATATCTAAATTTTCTTTCTAATGCCATATCCCTAATTTCTGATTCAGTAGTATCGTAATTAAATCGCTCTTTTTTACTGAATTTTTGAGTATCAAAAGTAAAAACGAATTTATTTATTGATTCTTCATCTGATTTATCATTTGTTGTTGAAATTTTATAAATGATTTCCTCATCATCTATAGTTTCCTTTTCCTTTATATCTTTTGTGGATTGTATTTGGAGGATTATATTTTCTTCCTTTTCTTTTGATGTAGTGAATTTTTTGGTAATGTTCTTTTCAGTTTTCTCTTTAATTTTTTCATAAGGTCTGGATTTCTTCGTGCTTCTCATGTAGTTTTCTATTTTTTCTATTTCATTATTTATGTCACTTGAAGATGTTAATTTGCCCTTTTCAATTTTTTCAATTAACTCAAACTTTATTGAAGGGACAGATATGGGTATTTGATTAACATAATTTTTTAGCCGATTAATTCTTTCTTTTCTATCTATAGTACTGCTCATCACATCACTCTCTTTACTATTTATTTTCTTCCTGCATTGCACTTAGTTTTTACATAATAGGTGCATGATTTAAATGGCCCATATTTTCCAGTTCTAGTATATATCAAACCATTACAACCTGTAACTGGACAGTAAGCCAATGTTTCTAATAATTTTTGATCTTGATTAAATGGCCCTCCATCATAATTACAATTGTCATTAGAACATTTGAAAAATCCTTTACCTGTTTCTTTATTTTTCAACAAAGTCACTTTGCCTGTGCCACAGATTGGACAATATAATTTAGTTTCTATGGCTTCATATTTTCTAATTTTTTTGTTTTGATTTGAAATATTTGAATAATTGGATTTGGGTGTATTTAAATTACTTTGATTTTGTTTACTCCTATTTGCATCACACTTGGTTTTAAAATAATTGCTGCATGTTCTGAATTCTCCAAATTTACCTTTAGTCATGTAGGTTAATCCATTACAATTATCTTTTGTACAATATTCTAAAGTACTTAACTTTTCTATGTCCTGATTAAAATCACCACCATCATAGTTGCATTCGGAACATTTAAACTTTCCTCTTCTAGTTTTTTTGTTTCTTTGAAGCATCACTATTCCACTATTACATTCTGGACAAAGAAGTTTGGTTTTAATTTCTTCAAATTCACTTTCTTTTTTTACATTATCCTTTAATGAGATGTTTTTTGTAAATGTTTTAGAGAAATTATTTTGCTTTTTAGTAAGTTCTTTATTTTTATTTGCATTGAAATGCTTAGATTCTCTACATTTAGGGAACTTGGAACAAGCTACAAATAGTCCATTTTTACTATTTTTAGGATATAATATTCCATCGCAACTTGGGCAATTTTCAATATATTCTAAATATTCTAAGTCTTGGTTATATTTGCCACCGTTCCAATTACAGCCTTTATTTAAACATTTAAAGTATTTTGCATCGAATTTTTTATTTATCTCAACTATTACTGTATCTCCACATTTTGGACATTTTAATTTAGTTTCAATGATTTCATTTGGAATATAATTGCTTTTTGGACTACTTTCTTCTTTGTCATTCATTGGTTTTGTTTCTCTGCATTTAGGGAAGTTTATGCAACCTTTGAAATAATTTCCGCTTTTAGCTTTTCTAGGAACAAGCAATCCATCACAACTTGGACATAATTCAACCTTATATAAATCTTCTTTTTCTATGGATGTTTTTCCTCCATTCCAATTGCAGGAATCATTAGAACATTTGAAATATCTCTTTTTATCATCTTCTTTATTTATTTCCAATTGAACATGACCTTCTCCACATTTTGGACATATTAATTCTGTTTTTAAAATTTCTTTAGGTGCATTTTCATTAATTTTGTCCAGTAACTTAGTAAATCTTTCTAGCTTTTCTCCTTCCATATTTTCAATGTGATTGCACTCCCGATTATTGCATCTTAAATATGGTCCAAATTTACCATCAAATGGCTGCAGGATAGATCCACAATCTGGACAAATCTCTATTTCATCTAAAAATTCAATATCTGAATTATAGAATCCTCCATCCCATTCACATCTGTCATGAGAACATTCAAAGAATTTCAATAATGTCTTATTAGTTCCTCTATTCAAAATAACTAAACTGATTTCTCCATTTTTACAAACAGGGCATTTTAATTTGGTTTTAATTGAATAAACCTTTTTATCTTTCATGAATTCTTCAGGATTTTCACTGACTGCCTCAGCATCACCAAATATGTCTTCTTTAGTTATGATGTCTAATTTATCTTCATCCTCTT
This region includes:
- a CDS encoding DNA-processing protein DprA, translated to MEKFKELLFLSNIKSLGKVNINKKFLDLVKNSENYTDLISNKVIISKYSKEKIVDAIAKTEHIYEEVINDPEITVITLFDDEYPDKLNDMGNKRPIFLYVKGNVEALSKPNMAVIGTRKPSEISQIFEKEMVKAVLDNSERAIVSGLALGCDKIAHETTVMENKVTVAILPSGLNKITPASHNGLAEKIIENGGCLVSEYSPNTKAKSGTFIERDKIVAALSDINVVIQCGEKSGTMHTVNATIDYKNSDSDYHRDLYIYLPNELSKENYIQDNPIGDYSGNVKILNDGNGTRVSDIGEFCEELTILDSNPVIKKSSKVKSKKKSKQTTLF